The following are from one region of the Rhipicephalus microplus isolate Deutch F79 chromosome 1, USDA_Rmic, whole genome shotgun sequence genome:
- the LOC119185684 gene encoding monocarboxylate transporter 13 — MSPPKKIVKPDSRECWFVAASAAIYVFFAMILVKTESVIYVGFMEMLHLSRQDASWPLSISLVVSQLAGPVFGLLCLYLSERAVLIAGAFLCSVPVMACGFAYSLTVINVLYGVFFGMGLACAELVPFSVVARHFVSYRGTALGLLFIVTSVSGFVSPMAVEFLRQTYGFRCTLHLIGAVILNMLLGCFIVSRVDRTDGSIEEPPVSAPKTKELLAEPPRIPAERRRSSFQAASLGQSCSIKLAQSIMSLDKKDRSARAKLRSNMRTMFTLPYVHICLSRAAALFALTTILITVVDFGEDNGLSGYDAVSLLTAYAIGDLCSRLITALVLDTRFMSTSATLLCMFALQAVVMAVMSFESNYWVLLVCCFVTGLSSGGRFFTCTVMVAEEFDEDAISLNLGVLNFVSGIACFIRPPIIGYCRDVLGSYTPLYLLLAIVNAFFTVTWSLKLILSLRKKKIPTVRVSLQELPDARGRIGSIVSF, encoded by the exons ATGTCTCCGCCGAAGAAGATCGTCAAACCAGACTCGCGAGAATGCTGGTTCGTTGCCGCGTCAGCGGCCATTTACGTCTTCTTCGCTATGATCTTGGTCAAGACAGAGTCGGTCATCTACGTCGGCTTCATGGAAATGCTTCATCTGAGCAGACAGGACGCATCTTGGCCTCTCAGCATATCGCTCGTAGTTTCCCAGCTAGCTG GGCCCGTGTTCGGCCTCCTCTGCCTGTACCTGTCCGAGAGGGCAGTCCTGATTGCCGGCGCCTTTCTATGTTCCGTGCCGGTCATGGCATGTGGTTTCGCCTATAGCCTAACCGTCATCAACGTACTCTATGGAGTGTTCTTCG GCATGGGCCTTGCGTGCGCCGAGCTGGTGCCGTTTTCAGTGGTGGCACGCCACTTCGTGTCGTACCGCGGCACAGCACTGGGCCTGCTATTCATCGTCACCTCCGTCTCGGGTTTCGTGTCCCCCATGGCGGTGGAATTTCTGCGTCAAACGTACGGCTTCCGATGCACGCTACACTTGATCGGAGCCGTCATACTGAACATGCTGCTCGGCTGCTTCATAGTGAGCCGCGTTGACCGCACCGACGGTTCTATCGAAGAGCCGCCCGTCAGCGCTCCCAAAACCAAGGAGCTGCTTGCAGAGCCGCCCCGCATACCAGCCGAGCGGCGCAGGTCCAGCTTCCAAGCAGCCTCGCTGGGGCAGTCCTGCTCCATCAAGTTAGCGCAGTCCATTATGTCACTGGACAAAAA GGACCGTTCGGCGCGAGCTAAACTGCGGAGCAACATGCGCACCATGTTCACGCTGCCGTACGTGCACATCTGCTTGTCGCGTGCGGCTGCCCTGTTTGCGCTCACCACCATCCTCATCACCGTAGTGGACTTCGGCGAGGACAACGGCCTCTCGGGCTACGACGCCGTGTCCCTGCTCACGGCGTACGCCATCGGAGACCTGTGTTCGCGCCTCATCACGGCGCTGGTGCTCGACACACGCTTCATGAGCACCAGCGCCACGCTTCTCTGCATGTTCGCGCTGCAGGCGGTCGTCATGGCCGTCATGAGTTTCGAGAGCAACTACTGGGTGCTGCTTGTGTGCTGCTTCGTGACGGGCCTCTCGAGCGGTGGCCGCTTCTTCACCTGCACCGTCATGGTGGCCGAAGAGTTTGACGAGGACGCCATCTCCCTCAACCTGGGCGTCTTGAACTTCGTGTCCGGCATTGCATgcttcatcagaccacccatcatAG GCTACTGCCGTGACGTGCTCGGGTCGTACACTCCGCTCTATCTGCTGCTGGCTATCGTCAACGCATTCTTCACCGTCACCTGGAGCCTGAAGCTCATTCTCTCCCTCCGCAAGAAGAAGATACCAACAGTCAGGGTATCCCTGCAAGAGCTGCCAG ATGCACGAGGACGAATCGGGAGCATCGTATCATTTTGA